In the genome of Cyclopterus lumpus isolate fCycLum1 chromosome 19, fCycLum1.pri, whole genome shotgun sequence, one region contains:
- the LOC117748843 gene encoding synembryn-A yields MGVDLEGIIQCIKQGDQNGVEVQLQEFNKEYAQCFFFDSEESDRRKQRKLEEFRKNKVREYADSDSDCDQYDQEDRGLVLRQNLALVLVRFIRTGATCRLLRVSLRTLRILSRDKKVLGPLVTDSALLTLAKLAGLTTSDTSDESSDPDSDFYDNIMASLAEAKALHRRTDEDEGDVEANDQQDECFDEDAKSDISNANSEDLDSIGCSDSHRTSINEMHRGSMHHKALERGRRDRRESKMEGEREEEEEEGGVSGEEAQRKEALKVLCNVVYNSTWAQERFSGLRLMCGLTERLSSSVSGSSPSSVQFYELRLMFLITALRRELSVQLQQEGGVSIFTAALESCLQVQWKDQYECVLDPAAPPISLEASQRIIEILKIFFNITCRSHRQEPSEDDAALYRHLVAILRLCLIRKCLLLDDTDELQGHTVNLLSALPLQCLDVLLMVPLGPDSKQGPGVNLDCVHILVLFMERRLETGDKMKEKLTPILNLLTESCRAHRETRHYIRKHILPPLRDASHRPEEGSTVKSRLIRLMTHLDTDLKHCAADLIFVLCKENVSRFVKYTGYGNAAGLLATRGLLGGQGSRVSSDAQYSSDSDSDTEEYRQVKGRINPVTGRVEVEQPDPMEGMTEEEKEEEAKRLIMLFNKLSRDNIIQPMAVDAEGKLVPMSGLKNNSTEEMKSGSENDGEEEEGQKN; encoded by the exons ATGGGCGTGGACCTGGAGGGGATTATCCAGTGCATCAAGCAGGGGGATCAGAACGGTGTTGAGGTACAGCTGCAGGAGTTCAACAAAGAG TATGCCCAGTGCTTCTTCTTTGATTCAGAGGAGAGTGACCGAAGGAAA CAAAGAAAACTGGAGGAG TtcagaaaaaataaagtgaGGGAATACGCTGATTCTGACTCCGACTGCGACCAGTACGACCAGGAGGATCGAGGCCTCGTCCTGCGACAG AATTTAGCTCTTGTCCTGGTGAGGTTCATTCGAACAGGAGCTACATGTCGTCTGTTGAGAGTATCTCTACGAACCCTGAGAATCCTCTCCAGGGACAAAAAGGTCCTGGGCCCCTTGGTGACCGACAGCGCTCTCCTGACGCTGGCCAAACTAGCGGGGCTGACCACGAGTGACACAAGTGACGAATCCAGCGACCCGGACTCAGATTTCTACGATAACATCATGGCTTCTCTGGCTGAGGCCAAAGCGTTGCATCGTCGTACTGACGAGGACGAAGGCGACGTTGAAGCCAATGACCAACAGGACGAGTGCTTTGATGAGGACGCCAAGAGTGACATCAGCAACGCCAACAGCGAAGATCTGGACAGCATTGGCTGTTCTGACAGCCACAGGACCAGCATCAACGAAATGCACAGGGGCAGCATGCATCACAAGGCGCTGGAAAGAGGCCGGAGGGACCGCAGAGAGAGCaagatggagggggagagggaggaagaggaggaggagggaggcgtgTCAGGAGAGGAGGCACAGAGAAAAGAGGCCTTGAAGGTGTTGTGTAATGTGGTCTACAACAGCACCTGGGCACAGGAGAGGTTTAGTGGTCTCAG GCTCATGTGTGGCCTCACAGAGCGTCTATCCTCCAGTGTGAGTGGCTCATCTCCCTCCAGTGTTCAGTTCTATGAACTACGCCTCATGTTCCTCATTACTGCACTACGGCGCGAGCTCAGCGTTCAGCTTCAACAG GAGGGAGGTGTGTCCATCTTCACCGCAGCTCTGGAGAGCTGTCTGCAGGTTCAGTGGAAGGACCAGTATGAGTGTGTGCTGGACCCAGCAGCACCACCCATCTCACTGGAAGCCTCTCAGCGTATCATAGAGATCCTCAAAATCTTCTTCAACATCACCTGCAGAAGCCACAGGCAGGAGCCAAGTGAG gaTGACGCAGCTCTCTACCGACACCTGGTGGCGATCCTGCGTCTGTGTCTGATAAGGAAGTGTTTGCTTTTGGATGACACTGATGAACTGCAGGG CCACACAGTCAACCTGTTGTCAGCGCTGCCTCTCCAGTGTCTCGATGTGCTGCTGATGGTGCCTCTGGGGCCCGACTCGAAGCAGGGCCCGGGGGTCAACCTGGACTGTGTCCACATCCTGGTGCTGTTCATGGAGAGACGCCTGGAGACG GGTGATAAGATGAAAGAGAAGCTGACACCAATCCTCAATCTGCTGACGGAGAGCTGCAGGGCCCACAGAGAAACACGCCATTACATCAGGAAACAT ATCCTGCCTCCTCTGAGAGACGCATCACACCGACCAGAGGAAGGCTCCACAGTGAAGAGTCGTCTGATCCGCCTCATGACCCACCTGGACACAGACCTCAAACACTGCGCTGCTGACCTCATCTTTGTGCTCTGCAAAGAAAATG TGAGCCGCTTTGTCAAGTACACAGGCTATGGCAACGCAGCGGGCCTGCTGGCCACCAGGGGCCTTTTGGGAGGTCAGGGGTCCAGAGTCAGCTCTGACGCCCAGTACTCCAGCGACTCAGACTCAGACACTGAGGAGTATCGACAGGTCAAAGGTCGCATCAATCCGGTGACAGggcgggtggaggtggagcagcCGGACCCCATGGAGGGCatgacggaggaggagaaggaggaggaggccaagaGGCTCATCATGCTCTTCAACAAGCTGTCTAG AGATAACATTATCCAGCCGATGGCAGTGGATGCAGAGGGGAAGCTGGTCCCGATGTCGGGACTGAAGAATAATTCCACTGAGGAGATGAAGTCTGGGTCTGAGAATGACGgcgaagaagaggaaggacagaagaactga